A stretch of Henckelia pumila isolate YLH828 chromosome 4, ASM3356847v2, whole genome shotgun sequence DNA encodes these proteins:
- the LOC140860625 gene encoding uncharacterized protein, translating into MRRSLFLRIVEALQMNVPYFVQRWDATGMLGLSSLQKVTAAVRLLAYDVAGDVADEYLRIGASTPLECLKIFCRAVYDIFSEQYLRQPTREDVARITAENARRGFPGMLGSIDFASKYLWIWHAYFGVPGCNNDINVLERSNLFLNLAKGEAPPVRFDVNGNEYNMRYYLADGVYPSWASFVKTIPRPFSQKHKIFAKYQEGVRKDVERAFGVLQARRKRRYARNRDFPARDNDTCHRILLLQEILPQSLTLFWSDVSAFGTEICIISFRRI; encoded by the exons ATGAGGAGATCTTTGTTTCTGAGAATCGTTGAAGCTTTACAGATGAATGTGCCTTACTTTGTCCAACGATGGGACGCAACCGGTATGCTTGGTTTGTCATCACTTCAGAAGGTTACGGCTGCAGTCCGACTGCTTGCATATGATGTAGCAGGTGACGTCGCCGATGAATACTTGAGAATAGGCGCATCGACTCCGttagaatgtttgaaaatattttgcaggGCGGTGTATGATATATTTTCTGAGCAATATTTGAGACAACCAACACGTGAGGATGTTGCTCGGATCACTGCTGAAAATGCTCGAAGGGGTTTTCCCGGGATGCTTGGAAGCATTGACT TTGCATCGAAATATTTATGGATTTGGCACGCATACTTCGGCGTACCGGGATGTAATAACGACATCAATGTGCTGGAAAGGTCCAATTTGTTCTTAAACCTTGCAAAGGGTGAAGCCCCTCCAGTGCGGTTTGATGTGAACGGGAATGAGTACAACATGAGGTATTATCTTGCCGACGGTGTTTATCCATCTTGGGCTTCCTTTGTCAAGACCATCCCTCGGCCTTTCTCACAAAAACATAAGATATTCGCAAAATATCAAGAAGGTGTGAGAAAAGATGTTGAACGAGCATTTGGTGTACTTCAAGCGC GACGAAAGAGAAGATATGCTCGAAATCGTGATTTTCCTGCTCGTGATAATGATACTTGCCACCGTATATTGTTACTTCAAGAGATCCTACCGCAGAGTTTAACGCTTTTTTGGAGCGACGTGTCGGCATTCGGAACAGAGATTTGCATAATAAGCTTCAGAAGGATTTGA